In Candidatus Defluviibacterium haderslevense, the following are encoded in one genomic region:
- a CDS encoding DUF1343 domain-containing protein, with protein sequence MIYKIMLIPLLQLLVLPPFYGCSPKVNTVSTIPSDNASFSIKDTTILPGAYQIKEYLPLLQRKRVGLVINQTSMIGNTSLLDSLLHLGVDVKKIFIPEHGFRGTDSNGATISNSTDQKTGLPLISLYGKNKKPKSTDLEGLDLIIFDIQDVGVRFYTYISTLHYILESCAENNMEILVLDRPNPNGFYIDGPVLDTQFRSFIGMHPIPIVYGLTIGELSKMIQGEEWINKAKSLKLKVIQCQNYSHSSHYILPIAPSPNLPNQLSILLYPSLCLLEGTTVSLGRGTPYPFQLYGHPEFTKGDTAFTPKENIGAKDPPFNGISCIGFSLTTTSITSCYQSKKINLKPILNAKQCLKGGSLFFLKNNFIHKLAGTQDLKNQIEENWSEEKIRQSWREKLNQYKAKRMKYLIYPE encoded by the coding sequence ATGATCTATAAAATAATGCTCATCCCTTTACTCCAATTGCTTGTTTTACCACCATTTTATGGTTGTTCGCCCAAAGTTAATACAGTGTCTACTATTCCTTCTGATAATGCAAGTTTTTCAATAAAAGACACTACTATTTTACCCGGGGCTTATCAAATCAAGGAATATTTACCCCTCCTTCAACGCAAGCGTGTCGGATTGGTGATTAATCAAACTTCCATGATTGGCAATACTTCATTATTAGATAGTTTGCTTCATTTAGGAGTAGATGTTAAGAAAATATTTATACCAGAACATGGCTTCAGGGGAACCGATTCCAATGGTGCTACTATATCTAATTCTACCGATCAAAAAACGGGTTTACCGCTCATTTCATTATATGGAAAAAACAAAAAACCAAAATCTACAGACCTTGAAGGTTTAGACCTCATTATATTTGATATCCAGGATGTTGGTGTTAGGTTTTACACTTACATCAGCACATTACATTATATCCTTGAATCTTGTGCTGAAAACAATATGGAAATATTGGTCTTAGACCGACCAAACCCAAATGGATTTTATATCGATGGCCCGGTGTTAGATACTCAATTCAGATCCTTTATTGGGATGCACCCAATACCAATAGTATATGGACTAACGATTGGGGAATTAAGTAAAATGATTCAAGGAGAAGAATGGATAAACAAGGCTAAATCACTAAAGTTAAAAGTCATTCAATGTCAAAACTACAGCCATAGTTCTCATTATATATTACCCATAGCCCCATCACCGAATTTACCGAATCAATTATCAATACTTTTGTACCCAAGTCTTTGTCTATTGGAAGGAACTACGGTAAGTTTAGGACGAGGGACACCATATCCCTTTCAATTATATGGACATCCAGAATTTACTAAGGGAGACACTGCATTTACTCCCAAAGAAAATATAGGTGCCAAAGATCCACCATTCAATGGAATTTCTTGTATAGGATTTAGTTTGACAACCACTTCAATAACATCATGCTATCAATCAAAAAAAATAAACCTAAAACCTATATTGAATGCTAAGCAATGTTTAAAAGGAGGGTCATTGTTTTTTCTAAAAAATAATTTCATCCATAAACTTGCCGGAACACAAGATTTAAAAAATCAAATAGAAGAAAACTGGTCTGAAGAAAAAATCAGACAATCATGGCGGGAAAAATTAAATCAATATAAAGCTAAACGAATGAAGTATCTAATTTATCCAGAGTAA
- a CDS encoding GIY-YIG nuclease family protein: MTRFAIIDIETTGIQFKQGKITEIAILIYQNGQIVDQFESLINPETSIPFEITRITGITNEMVEQAPKFYEVAKKILEITHDAIFVAHNVQFDYSFVKEEFSALGYSFSRKKLCTVQLSRKHFPGLKSYALGNLIKHFNIEVTDRHRAYQDAMATSKLFHLILHANDHATDFMNQLVSNVKDAKLPGSLKREDVDAIPDEVGVYYMCNEAGDYVYIGKSINIRERIYQHFSETGYKVSKMLRQVHRIEYTLTGSELMAQLLESSEIKKYGPEINRAQRSSKDQYAMYRTLNDLGYFQYLIKHKEWLDEKADVVQLFSSQKKASEYLDYLIHEYHLCEQVNSLKKNEQLPCYRYQIGICLGACAGQETKESYNERFEIMHQKINRFFQRNFILYDKGRSESEVSVFVIENGFCNAIGYLDKDISYEQPEVLKESLKSFRGNIETNGIINQYIKKHPSLKKIYF; the protein is encoded by the coding sequence ATGACACGATTTGCAATTATAGATATTGAGACAACTGGCATTCAGTTTAAACAGGGCAAAATTACTGAAATTGCAATTCTAATTTATCAAAATGGTCAAATAGTAGATCAGTTTGAGAGTTTAATCAATCCGGAAACTTCAATTCCATTTGAAATTACCCGAATTACAGGGATCACCAATGAGATGGTGGAACAAGCACCTAAATTTTATGAAGTTGCAAAAAAAATTCTTGAAATAACACATGACGCTATTTTTGTAGCTCATAATGTTCAATTCGATTATTCTTTTGTCAAAGAAGAATTTAGTGCATTGGGATATTCATTTTCAAGAAAAAAACTGTGCACGGTTCAATTGAGCCGCAAACATTTTCCAGGATTAAAATCTTATGCTTTAGGCAATTTAATTAAGCATTTCAATATTGAAGTTACAGATCGCCACAGGGCATACCAGGATGCAATGGCCACTAGTAAATTATTTCATTTAATCTTGCACGCCAATGATCATGCGACAGATTTTATGAATCAATTGGTGAGTAATGTTAAAGATGCAAAATTGCCTGGAAGTCTGAAGCGGGAAGATGTAGATGCTATACCGGATGAAGTGGGGGTGTACTACATGTGCAATGAAGCAGGTGACTATGTTTACATTGGAAAAAGTATCAATATTCGAGAGCGAATTTATCAGCATTTTAGTGAGACCGGATATAAAGTGTCCAAAATGTTACGGCAAGTGCATCGTATAGAATATACGTTAACTGGAAGTGAATTAATGGCGCAATTATTAGAATCCAGTGAAATAAAAAAATACGGCCCGGAGATCAATCGCGCCCAAAGATCAAGTAAGGATCAGTATGCAATGTATAGAACACTGAATGATTTAGGGTATTTTCAATATCTTATTAAACACAAAGAGTGGCTGGATGAAAAAGCTGACGTTGTACAATTGTTTTCAAGTCAAAAAAAAGCTTCTGAATATTTAGATTATCTTATTCATGAATATCATCTATGTGAACAGGTTAATTCATTGAAAAAAAATGAACAATTGCCATGTTATCGATACCAGATTGGAATTTGTTTGGGTGCCTGTGCCGGACAAGAGACAAAGGAATCGTATAATGAAAGATTTGAAATCATGCACCAAAAAATCAACCGATTTTTTCAACGCAATTTTATTTTATATGATAAAGGACGCAGTGAATCCGAAGTGTCTGTATTTGTTATTGAAAACGGATTTTGTAATGCAATTGGATATTTAGATAAAGATATTTCTTATGAACAACCTGAAGTATTAAAAGAATCGCTTAAATCGTTCCGTGGTAATATAGAGACGAATGGAATTATCAATCAATATATAAAAAAGCATCCCAGTCTCAAGAAGATTTATTTTTAA
- a CDS encoding CotH kinase family protein, with product MRLILVLTIIFFNLIQELPGQLYINEVCSKNSNNLKDENGEYSDWIELHNAGNDEIDLQEYYVSDDKNDLYKWNFPNQTILKSKSFIILYADSKNNTNILFHTNFKLSSTGETLYLTKNQSLVQTFPFPEIPENQSYGNASDNPNITSCFRTVSPGNTNEYSDQNPSCSVSKINLNYPSGFYDHPLILSIVEHSIQDSIFYTTDGTIPNLLSNVYHENIHVSKTSVLTLIIKYKNQSWSKPSFHSYFISEQKHLPVISIIIDPKDLFSDSIGIYVNGPNASTEYPYYGANFWQNWTRPMHVYFFDSSNALTIEGDFNTEIHGGKATRTQPMKALRILDIPDNDIKYLDYSFFRNKPATAFKHLVLRNFGSDFNHGMMRDGLVHTIGLDAGLNIDMNGFQPVLVYINGEFWGIHELREKIDNTYLLSNYKLDEGCCDFLEEHNAIISGDSLAFNALHSYIMSNDLTQSETYDYVKSQFDVLSFCDYTILETYFNNADWPNNNIKYWKPRTSGKWRYVMFDLDASLHAYGWTAPEQDYLQLLLNADKYSENIHVQILKKLLTNPEFKKYFINRYADLINTTLLPDQVNSKIDYITQLELPYLQDHFNKWPTGNINQWKSEIEQSIKPYIEDKPKIQRTGILNEFKLNKLARITLDANPQDHIEILLNSLKLNHFPWEGIYFDGNPITIEVDASNRFEFDHWEINDTLISYQYPLDINMNSDLKIKLITKPKKSATPFVVYPNPVIDAMNLELYSEKNGFIDIEITNVLGQLVYQRLNFPILKYWNYIQIRDFPKHSKIYFIKSSGAINASQMIFQAH from the coding sequence ATGAGATTGATTTTAGTCTTAACGATCATATTCTTTAACCTAATCCAAGAATTACCTGGTCAACTTTATATTAATGAGGTCTGCTCAAAAAATTCGAATAATTTAAAAGATGAAAATGGTGAATACTCCGATTGGATTGAACTTCATAACGCTGGAAATGATGAAATAGACTTACAGGAATATTATGTTTCTGATGATAAAAATGATTTATATAAATGGAATTTTCCAAATCAAACCATACTTAAATCAAAATCGTTTATTATCCTCTATGCGGATTCAAAAAACAATACTAACATCCTATTTCATACCAATTTTAAACTGAGTTCTACCGGAGAGACGCTTTATCTGACCAAGAACCAATCTTTAGTACAAACATTTCCATTTCCTGAAATTCCGGAGAATCAATCTTACGGCAATGCATCAGACAATCCTAATATTACAAGCTGTTTTCGAACCGTATCTCCAGGTAATACCAATGAATACAGCGACCAAAATCCTTCGTGTTCTGTGAGTAAAATTAACTTAAACTACCCTTCAGGATTCTATGACCATCCATTGATATTGAGCATAGTAGAACATTCAATTCAAGACTCCATTTTTTATACCACTGATGGCACTATTCCAAATCTACTTTCCAATGTGTACCATGAAAATATCCACGTATCAAAAACAAGTGTGTTAACATTAATTATAAAATATAAAAATCAAAGCTGGTCTAAGCCAAGTTTTCATTCGTATTTTATTAGTGAGCAGAAACATTTGCCTGTAATTTCTATCATCATCGATCCAAAAGATTTATTTAGTGATTCCATAGGCATTTATGTCAATGGCCCGAATGCTTCAACGGAATATCCATATTATGGTGCGAATTTTTGGCAAAACTGGACACGCCCCATGCATGTTTATTTTTTTGATAGCTCAAATGCATTAACAATTGAAGGTGATTTTAATACTGAGATTCATGGTGGAAAAGCTACCAGAACTCAACCTATGAAAGCCTTGCGAATTCTGGATATACCCGATAATGACATAAAATATCTAGATTATTCTTTTTTTAGAAACAAACCTGCTACTGCATTTAAACATTTGGTGTTGAGAAATTTCGGCAGTGATTTTAATCATGGTATGATGCGAGATGGATTGGTTCACACCATTGGACTCGATGCTGGTTTGAACATTGACATGAATGGGTTTCAACCTGTGCTGGTATACATTAATGGTGAATTCTGGGGAATACACGAGTTGAGAGAAAAAATTGATAATACCTATTTGTTATCCAATTATAAGTTAGATGAAGGCTGCTGCGATTTTCTTGAAGAGCATAATGCAATTATTTCTGGAGACAGTCTTGCATTTAATGCATTACATTCTTACATCATGTCCAATGACCTTACTCAATCCGAGACCTATGATTACGTCAAATCCCAATTCGATGTCCTTAGTTTTTGCGATTATACCATCCTGGAAACTTATTTTAATAATGCTGATTGGCCTAATAATAATATCAAATACTGGAAACCTAGAACAAGCGGAAAATGGCGATACGTCATGTTTGACCTAGACGCTTCATTACACGCTTATGGTTGGACTGCACCAGAACAGGATTACCTTCAGTTATTATTAAATGCTGATAAGTATTCAGAAAATATTCATGTACAAATCTTAAAAAAATTATTGACCAATCCCGAGTTTAAAAAATATTTTATAAACAGATATGCTGATCTAATAAATACCACTTTATTGCCTGATCAAGTCAATTCCAAAATAGATTATATCACTCAATTGGAATTGCCATATCTACAAGATCATTTTAATAAGTGGCCAACAGGGAACATCAATCAATGGAAATCTGAAATAGAACAATCTATAAAACCCTATATCGAAGATAAACCTAAGATCCAACGAACAGGAATATTGAATGAATTTAAATTAAATAAACTAGCCCGGATAACCCTAGATGCTAATCCACAGGATCACATTGAAATCCTCTTAAACTCATTGAAATTAAATCATTTCCCATGGGAAGGAATTTATTTTGATGGCAATCCGATAACAATAGAAGTTGATGCTTCAAATCGTTTTGAATTTGATCATTGGGAAATTAATGACACCCTGATAAGTTATCAGTATCCATTGGACATCAATATGAATTCAGATCTCAAAATAAAATTAATCACAAAACCAAAAAAATCCGCTACTCCATTTGTGGTTTACCCAAATCCAGTAATAGATGCAATGAATCTTGAACTATATTCTGAAAAGAATGGATTCATTGATATTGAAATTACAAATGTGTTGGGTCAATTGGTCTATCAAAGATTGAACTTTCCAATTTTGAAGTATTGGAATTATATTCAGATTCGAGACTTTCCAAAGCATTCAAAAATATACTTTATAAAATCATCAGGAGCCATCAATGCATCTCAAATGATATTTCAGGCTCATTAA
- the ribB gene encoding 3,4-dihydroxy-2-butanone-4-phosphate synthase, translating to MLSSIESAIKDIKEGKLIIVVDNEDRENEGDFICAAETITPDIVNFMATQGRGLICAPLEETRADELNLPLMVRSNTALHETAFTVSIDLIGHGCSTGISTYDRALTIKALTDQNMVGSDFARPGHIFPLRAKSGGVLQRTGHTEATIDLARMAGLKPVGALVEILNEDGSMARMPQLLQKAKQFDLKIISISDLVAYRLQSERLVKLDQQWTHMMSFGPIEIIQYSQYNSNDKHIAFVKGNINSNNKTQVRVQYCDAMSELIDLFIHGSSSKLKRALDIISKAESGVLLLITNNQKEPQALDNIIHSKIEIPKQEQDLREIGIGAQILKDLGIRTMSLITNNPRKNIALNGYGLDVEDYIAF from the coding sequence ATGTTAAGTTCTATCGAATCAGCTATAAAAGACATCAAAGAAGGAAAATTAATCATTGTAGTGGATAATGAAGATCGCGAGAATGAAGGAGATTTTATCTGTGCTGCAGAAACCATAACTCCGGATATAGTCAATTTCATGGCAACCCAAGGTCGTGGGTTGATCTGTGCGCCTTTGGAGGAAACCAGAGCTGATGAACTCAATTTACCCTTAATGGTAAGGTCCAATACGGCTTTACATGAGACTGCATTTACCGTTTCAATCGATCTTATCGGCCATGGATGTTCTACCGGTATTTCTACATATGATAGAGCTTTGACTATAAAAGCATTAACTGATCAGAATATGGTTGGCAGTGATTTTGCAAGACCCGGACATATATTTCCGCTTAGGGCTAAATCAGGTGGCGTCCTCCAACGAACCGGACACACAGAGGCAACCATTGACTTGGCCAGAATGGCTGGTTTAAAGCCGGTTGGAGCCCTCGTTGAGATTTTAAATGAGGATGGTAGCATGGCCAGAATGCCCCAACTCCTCCAAAAAGCAAAACAATTCGATCTGAAAATCATATCCATTAGTGATTTGGTAGCTTACCGATTACAAAGCGAACGTCTTGTAAAATTAGACCAACAATGGACTCATATGATGAGTTTTGGTCCAATCGAAATCATCCAATACAGTCAGTATAACTCCAACGACAAACATATTGCATTCGTAAAAGGAAATATCAATTCAAATAATAAAACACAAGTCCGGGTCCAGTATTGTGATGCCATGTCAGAACTTATTGATCTATTTATTCATGGTTCTTCATCCAAATTAAAAAGAGCCTTGGATATTATATCAAAAGCGGAATCAGGTGTATTGCTTTTAATAACCAATAACCAAAAAGAGCCACAAGCGCTTGACAACATCATACATTCTAAAATTGAAATTCCAAAACAAGAACAAGACCTTAGAGAAATTGGTATTGGTGCACAGATACTGAAAGATCTGGGCATTCGGACGATGAGCTTAATAACCAATAACCCCAGGAAAAATATAGCTTTGAATGGGTATGGCTTGGATGTGGAAGATTATATTGCTTTTTAA
- a CDS encoding glycosyltransferase → MVSSITSVYNEASVIQKKIETLLSSNYPKDKLTIYIGSDASSDESNAVIAELAKDNPQIKFFPYTERRGKSSVINDLMKEAFLSNPKAPNHIVLFTDANVMLQENTIFNLCQHYIDPSISLVDSCIVPIGIKDDGISRSEKAYMNYEIFIKHKESSIWGNMMGAFGGCFTIRSTEVVDVPPNFIVDDFFLSMIVLEKNKKSINDLKAICTEGIPNILPEEFKRKVRISSGNYQNLVRFRKFLYSPPFSRWYCFLSHKVLRWIGPFILIAALGSCLLLSLSHNYLYQVISWILCFIVIGIPSIDLILQKNNLHVKPIRNVRYFISMNIALLKGFFIYLKGIRKSSWEPPKRSL, encoded by the coding sequence ATGGTATCAAGTATTACCAGTGTATATAATGAGGCGTCCGTCATTCAAAAAAAAATAGAAACCCTTTTATCATCCAATTACCCAAAAGACAAATTAACTATTTATATCGGTTCTGATGCTTCGTCAGATGAATCCAACGCGGTTATAGCAGAATTGGCTAAAGACAATCCACAAATTAAGTTTTTTCCTTATACAGAAAGACGAGGCAAGTCTTCTGTAATTAATGATTTAATGAAAGAAGCCTTCCTTTCAAATCCAAAAGCTCCAAACCACATTGTATTATTTACAGATGCTAATGTGATGTTGCAAGAAAATACAATATTCAATTTATGCCAACACTATATAGACCCAAGCATTAGTTTGGTAGACAGCTGTATTGTACCTATTGGCATCAAAGATGATGGCATTTCAAGATCTGAAAAAGCTTACATGAATTATGAAATTTTTATCAAACATAAAGAAAGTTCTATTTGGGGAAATATGATGGGTGCTTTTGGTGGTTGTTTTACCATTAGGTCGACGGAAGTGGTTGACGTTCCACCCAATTTTATAGTTGATGATTTCTTCTTAAGCATGATCGTACTGGAAAAAAATAAAAAATCAATCAATGATTTAAAAGCAATATGCACCGAAGGAATTCCTAATATTTTGCCCGAAGAATTCAAGCGAAAAGTTAGAATTTCCTCGGGAAATTATCAAAACCTGGTACGCTTCAGGAAATTTTTATACTCACCACCTTTCAGCAGATGGTACTGCTTTTTATCTCATAAAGTATTAAGATGGATTGGTCCCTTTATACTCATTGCTGCACTGGGAAGTTGCCTTTTGCTCAGTTTAAGCCATAATTATTTATATCAAGTTATAAGCTGGATCTTATGTTTCATTGTGATAGGCATACCAAGCATAGATCTGATATTACAAAAAAATAATTTGCATGTTAAGCCCATAAGGAATGTAAGATATTTCATCAGCATGAACATTGCTCTGTTAAAAGGGTTTTTTATATATTTAAAAGGCATTCGCAAAAGTTCGTGGGAGCCGCCAAAACGAAGTTTATAA
- a CDS encoding glycosyltransferase family 4 protein: MKILQLCKKFPYPLKDGEAIAINQMSLALHNLGCEMSLLTMNTSRHHFNFSGELPTECLHYKFIKSVEVDNQINAFGALKNLFSSDSYHISRFISTSFANQLIQILKENKYDIIQLETLYLAPYLDIIKEHSNALIVMRAHNIEHEIWDRITDQIKFIPKKIYLSYLAKKLKRFEVETLNNYDFLVAITDRDLKKFRELGYKNGCISSPVGLDLNQYNITPQPNNQLSLCFIGSLDWMPNSSGLNWFISEAWPEINQLFPNLKFHFTGRGADESYSKLNQPNIIFHQNTNDAKAFINSHPIMIVPLFAGSGIRVKILEGMALGKVIITTRIGLEGIPAIDRKHVLIADTKEEMIEAIQYCYAHYDELHEIGQAARSLVKNKFDGTVLAGQLISAFQQAIKQHAS, encoded by the coding sequence ATGAAGATACTTCAGTTGTGTAAAAAATTTCCCTATCCGTTAAAAGACGGTGAAGCTATAGCAATTAATCAAATGAGTCTGGCATTGCATAATCTGGGATGCGAAATGAGCTTATTGACTATGAACACCAGCAGACATCACTTTAACTTTTCAGGTGAATTACCTACTGAGTGTTTGCATTATAAATTTATTAAATCTGTAGAGGTTGACAATCAAATCAATGCCTTTGGGGCTTTAAAAAACCTTTTTAGTAGTGATTCTTACCATATTTCCAGATTTATATCTACATCTTTTGCCAACCAACTCATCCAAATACTTAAGGAAAACAAATACGATATCATTCAATTGGAAACTTTATATCTAGCTCCTTACCTAGATATAATTAAGGAACATTCAAATGCTTTGATCGTCATGCGAGCTCATAATATTGAGCATGAAATTTGGGATAGAATTACAGATCAGATTAAGTTTATTCCAAAAAAAATCTATTTGTCTTATCTAGCCAAAAAATTAAAGCGCTTCGAAGTTGAAACATTAAACAACTATGATTTTCTCGTTGCAATTACTGATCGTGATCTTAAAAAATTTAGAGAGCTGGGCTACAAAAATGGGTGTATCTCATCTCCTGTTGGCCTTGATTTGAATCAATATAATATAACACCTCAGCCAAATAACCAATTGAGTTTATGCTTTATTGGATCCTTAGATTGGATGCCTAATAGCTCCGGTTTAAATTGGTTTATATCTGAGGCATGGCCAGAAATTAATCAGTTATTCCCAAATCTTAAATTTCATTTTACCGGACGTGGTGCCGATGAAAGTTATTCCAAATTAAATCAACCGAATATCATTTTCCATCAAAATACAAATGACGCCAAAGCATTTATCAATAGTCATCCCATTATGATAGTCCCTCTGTTTGCCGGATCCGGTATTAGAGTTAAAATATTGGAAGGCATGGCATTGGGAAAGGTAATTATTACAACACGAATTGGATTAGAAGGCATACCGGCTATAGACCGAAAACATGTATTAATAGCTGATACTAAAGAAGAAATGATTGAAGCTATACAATACTGTTATGCACATTATGATGAATTACATGAGATTGGTCAGGCTGCAAGATCCTTGGTGAAAAATAAATTCGACGGTACTGTTCTAGCAGGTCAATTGATATCTGCGTTTCAACAAGCTATTAAGCAACATGCATCATAA
- a CDS encoding ABC transporter ATP-binding protein encodes MIYCDQIDKKYQNLQILKGVSLRIEKGSLVSIVGSSGAGKSTLLHILGTLDKPDKGRVILDGVDVFSLNESGLAKFRNEHIGFIFQFHHLLPELTALENAILPGLIAKKSESRVMEKGKSLLDFLGLGSRLDHKPSQLSGGEQQRVALARALINQPKILFADEPTGNLDHDNAQEILSMLLELKKEFQMTMLIVTHDPAIANRTELIYTMRDGMIV; translated from the coding sequence ATGATTTATTGTGATCAAATAGATAAAAAGTATCAAAATTTACAAATTCTTAAAGGTGTTAGCCTAAGGATTGAAAAAGGCAGTCTGGTCAGCATCGTAGGTTCGTCAGGAGCCGGAAAAAGTACCTTATTGCATATTCTGGGCACACTTGATAAGCCCGATAAGGGACGAGTCATATTAGATGGTGTAGATGTTTTTAGTCTGAATGAATCCGGCTTAGCCAAATTTAGAAATGAACATATTGGCTTTATTTTTCAATTTCACCATCTTTTGCCTGAACTTACGGCTTTGGAAAATGCTATTTTACCCGGATTGATCGCGAAGAAGTCTGAGTCCAGAGTTATGGAGAAGGGTAAGTCTTTATTGGATTTTTTGGGATTGGGAAGCAGATTGGATCATAAACCCAGTCAATTGTCCGGTGGCGAGCAACAAAGAGTAGCATTAGCCAGGGCATTAATTAATCAACCTAAAATTCTGTTTGCAGATGAACCAACAGGGAATCTGGATCATGACAATGCACAAGAGATTTTAAGCATGTTGTTGGAACTAAAAAAAGAATTTCAAATGACCATGTTAATCGTTACACATGATCCTGCGATTGCCAATAGAACAGAACTGATTTATACCATGCGAGATGGGATGATCGTATAA
- a CDS encoding divalent-cation tolerance protein CutA, translated as MKNKIILFYVPCDLKKTAQNLAKKTLHAKLAACAQIFPVQSLYLWDNKVTDTSEFVLILKTLKSKVKPLKKLLESIHPYETPAILTTVMDVNKAYYQWMMESLESE; from the coding sequence ATGAAAAATAAAATCATCCTGTTCTATGTTCCTTGTGATCTAAAAAAAACAGCCCAAAATCTAGCAAAAAAAACACTGCATGCGAAACTTGCAGCATGTGCACAAATATTCCCGGTTCAATCCCTTTATTTATGGGACAACAAAGTAACCGACACTAGTGAATTTGTATTGATTTTAAAAACTTTAAAATCCAAGGTGAAACCATTAAAAAAACTTCTTGAATCTATACACCCATATGAAACTCCGGCGATTTTAACTACCGTCATGGATGTCAACAAAGCTTACTATCAATGGATGATGGAAAGTTTGGAAAGTGAATAA